From a region of the Deinococcus terrestris genome:
- a CDS encoding winged helix-turn-helix transcriptional regulator, translated as MSTAHPGFCPVYRAIGVLQEKWVLHIVRALLGGEKGFNELARAVGGCNSATLTQRLEHLEHLQLIAKRTEDSPGKLARSVYTLTPAGRELQSVIDAIDGWARLHLGAADVATPA; from the coding sequence ATGAGCACCGCACACCCAGGCTTCTGCCCGGTCTACCGGGCCATCGGCGTGTTGCAGGAAAAGTGGGTGCTGCACATCGTCCGGGCGCTGCTGGGCGGCGAGAAGGGCTTCAACGAACTCGCGCGGGCGGTGGGCGGCTGCAACAGCGCCACCCTGACGCAGCGGCTGGAGCACCTCGAACACCTTCAACTCATCGCCAAGCGCACCGAGGACTCGCCGGGTAAACTCGCCCGCAGCGTCTACACCCTGACCCCCGCCGGGCGCGAGCTGCAAAGCGTCATTGACGCCATCGACGGTTGGGCGCGGCTGCACCTCGGCGCCGCCGACGTGGCGACCCCCGCGTGA
- a CDS encoding nitroreductase family protein, with protein MTATLTRPLTVTEAIESRRSIRKFVPEPMDQNDLREILRLASLAPSANNVQTWRFAVIQNPELQAKLQEVAYGQTQVTNAPAVIVVYSDMEDTLASAEETIHPGMGEEQITTRAAGLRGQFEAQDTVQRGQWALTQAYIAFSFLMLAARGKGYDTVPMLGFQPDKVRELLGLPEHVQFAGMLPIGKRAEEGFPHHRHSVERITKFY; from the coding sequence ATGACCGCGACCCTGACCCGCCCCCTGACCGTGACCGAAGCCATCGAGAGCCGCCGCAGCATCCGCAAGTTCGTGCCCGAGCCGATGGACCAGAACGACCTGCGCGAGATCCTGCGCCTCGCCAGCCTCGCGCCCAGCGCCAACAACGTGCAGACGTGGCGCTTCGCGGTGATTCAGAACCCCGAACTCCAGGCCAAGCTTCAGGAAGTCGCTTACGGCCAGACCCAGGTCACCAATGCCCCCGCCGTGATCGTCGTCTACAGCGATATGGAAGACACCCTGGCCAGCGCCGAGGAGACCATTCACCCCGGCATGGGTGAGGAGCAGATCACGACCCGCGCCGCCGGACTGCGGGGACAGTTCGAGGCCCAGGACACCGTGCAGCGCGGCCAGTGGGCGCTGACCCAGGCCTACATCGCCTTCTCGTTCCTGATGCTGGCCGCCCGTGGCAAGGGCTACGACACCGTGCCCATGCTGGGCTTCCAGCCTGACAAGGTGCGCGAGCTGCTGGGCCTGCCCGAGCACGTGCAGTTCGCCGGAATGCTGCCCATCGGCAAGCGGGCCGAGGAAGGCTTCCCCCACCACCGCCACTCGGTCGAGCGCATCACCAAGTTCTACTGA
- a CDS encoding HNH endonuclease, whose translation MPARVMSHLEMCLREGVSLQRGMNFRVRGGHSVLLMSVQPDAPYRDQLSEDGTVLRYEGHDAPRTKAGGLDPKTVDQPLRTPGGRLTQNGLFFEAARAAERGEVPPERVRVYEKLRPGIWASNGVFHLTSAAQEHDGTRYVFVFRLEAVPGEEDAATPVPAHPERRRVIPGWVKLAVWQRDGGQCVECGATDDLQFDHVLPWSRGGTSLTPENVQLLCARHNREKSGRIG comes from the coding sequence ATGCCCGCCCGCGTGATGAGCCACCTGGAGATGTGTCTGCGCGAGGGCGTGTCCCTTCAGCGCGGCATGAACTTCCGGGTGCGCGGAGGGCATAGCGTCCTGCTGATGTCTGTGCAGCCGGATGCTCCCTACCGCGACCAGCTCAGCGAGGACGGCACGGTGCTGCGTTACGAAGGCCACGACGCGCCCCGCACCAAGGCGGGTGGCCTCGACCCCAAGACGGTGGACCAGCCCCTGCGGACGCCGGGCGGCAGGCTCACCCAGAATGGCCTCTTTTTCGAGGCAGCGCGGGCCGCAGAGCGCGGGGAAGTGCCCCCCGAACGGGTCCGCGTCTACGAGAAGCTGCGCCCCGGCATCTGGGCCTCTAACGGCGTCTTTCACCTGACCAGCGCCGCGCAGGAGCACGACGGCACCCGCTACGTCTTTGTCTTCCGGTTGGAGGCGGTGCCGGGCGAGGAGGACGCCGCCACCCCCGTTCCCGCCCACCCCGAGCGCCGCCGAGTGATTCCCGGCTGGGTCAAGCTGGCCGTGTGGCAGCGGGACGGCGGCCAGTGCGTCGAGTGCGGAGCGACCGACGACCTTCAGTTCGACCATGTCCTGCCGTGGTCGCGCGGGGGCACCAGCCTGACCCCCGAGAACGTGCAACTGCTGTGTGCCCGCCACAACCGCGAGAAGAGTGGGCGCATCGGCTAA
- a CDS encoding metal ABC transporter permease: MEWLTDPLQFDFFVRALAAVMIVSVLCALVGAWVVLRGLSYIGDAMSHAVLPGLVGALLAGGNLLIGALVAAVLTALGIGAVGQRSGLKQDSAIGIVFVGMFALGVVMLSRAPTFATDLSTFLIGNPLGVTPADLWSALGVTALVALVLGAFHKELLLASFDPTEARAIGLPVGRLGHLLLIVIGLVVVLTVQLVGTTLSVSLLVTSSAAARLLARSLKKMMVLAAGLGILGGVTGLYLSYYLDTAAGATIVLVNTAIFVLALLFRRRE; this comes from the coding sequence ATGGAGTGGCTCACCGACCCCCTGCAATTTGACTTCTTCGTCCGGGCGCTCGCGGCGGTCATGATTGTCAGCGTGCTGTGTGCGCTCGTGGGCGCGTGGGTGGTGCTGCGGGGGCTGAGCTATATCGGGGACGCGATGAGCCACGCGGTGCTGCCGGGGCTGGTCGGGGCGCTGCTGGCGGGGGGCAACCTGCTGATCGGCGCCCTGGTCGCCGCCGTGCTAACTGCGCTGGGCATCGGGGCGGTGGGGCAGCGGTCGGGCCTCAAGCAGGACAGCGCCATCGGGATCGTGTTTGTGGGGATGTTCGCGCTCGGCGTGGTGATGCTCTCCAGGGCGCCGACCTTTGCCACCGACCTCAGCACCTTCTTGATTGGCAACCCGCTGGGCGTGACTCCGGCCGACCTGTGGAGTGCGCTGGGCGTGACGGCGCTGGTCGCGCTGGTGCTGGGGGCCTTTCACAAGGAGTTGCTGCTGGCTTCCTTCGACCCTACCGAGGCCCGCGCCATCGGGCTGCCGGTGGGGCGGTTGGGGCACCTGCTCTTGATCGTGATCGGGCTGGTCGTGGTGCTGACGGTGCAACTGGTGGGCACCACCCTGAGCGTGAGCCTGCTGGTGACCTCCAGCGCCGCCGCCCGGCTGCTGGCCCGCAGCCTGAAGAAGATGATGGTGCTCGCGGCTGGGCTGGGCATCCTGGGCGGAGTGACCGGGCTGTACCTCAGCTACTACCTGGACACGGCGGCGGGCGCGACCATCGTGCTGGTGAACACGGCGATCTTCGTACTGGCGCTGCTCTTCCGGCGCAGAGAGTAA